The genomic window GCGGTCGTGCTCACCGACGCATTTGTGGCCGTCCAATCTAAATCCCTCGTAGCAGGAGCAGACGGGACGCCCGTTAATTTCGTTGCAAACGTGCTCGCAGAACGCCTCGGCGCACACCCCGTCCTCCTCCGGGTTTTGCTTGATCTCACACTTCGGCACCTGTCCGACCCATTGACGATTCCTGCAGACTAATCGGCTCGCGGAGGATACCATATGGAAGCCCAGCACACACTCGTAATCGGCTTCCAAATACTCGTGGCCCGGGGTCGAGGACCTTCGCAATTTTGTCGCGTGAAAACGCGGCGAGGttatttttacgataaaattctatttgctCAGGAGGGGAGAACCCGCATTAGCGCTAAATGGGAATCgtgatatatattttgatttttatttgaaagagaaCGCCGTCGTTCGCGTTCTGCCGTCGCTTCCAGACTCAAAATGAATTTACCTACGTCCATAAAtccctctccctttctctctctctctctctctctctctcgttgatTATCAATATTAGATATCTATTAATCAGATAAGATGTAAATCTACTTTGGTTGATTAACATTTTAATCAAGCAGGAAACGACTTGAGAGAATAATTTCGAACAAGTTCATTATTATGACATTTCCACtactattattatatctattttcgATCTACAAAGATTTTAATCGAAGAAAGGTTGATTTGAAACGACGTTTGGGGAATCCAATTAAGATTAACGACGATGGTCTCTCCGGGGAACACTTGGTGCGTGGCTTATGTCATATAGCGTTCGCGTAAATCGTTGACACCGGGATTAATACCGAGCATTGAATTATGGATGATAGAAGGTAGGAGAGCACTTACTTTACATATTTGATCAGCGCATGGCGAGACAGAGGCGCCGGCAGGAACGTCCCATTTATGCAAGACAAGTCCCCCTTCGTGCCGCTGTCGTCCGTTCCCGTCACGCCTGCAGTGACTTCCGCGCTCCCATCGCCGGTCTCCTCGACGCTCTCCTCGGAATTAATTATCGGCTTCCTCGGCGGATGTGGGCCGGAAGCGCGACGGATCGGCAGCTCGTCGTAGCGTGGCAACGAGAACGGCTTCAACCGCGACGTCATGTATGCGTTGTAGTCCTTCATAGTCCTTTCTAGTACCTCGTTCTCCAGATCCAGAATCGGTAGGTCCTCCTCGGTCCTCGAGTAGCCGAGCATTCTCGCGACGTCGTAATGCGAGCCCCTGAAATCGATTTTGCCCTCCTTTGAAGGAGAGTCGGTCGGCTCTACGCCTTTCTCGTCGCGGTTGACCTCGCGTCCCGGCTCCTCCGCATTCCGTTCGCTCGATTTCCTCGGAGAGGTATCGAAGATACCTTCATCCAGAATCGAAGGGTCCTTGAAAGCGGACTTGGAGATCTCCATCTCGAGTTGCTTCGAGAATTCCCTCTCCACGGTGTCGGTCGCGTAAACGCCGATGCGCCGTGGCGTCGTTCTCGTCAGTCTTCTCGTCGTTCCGGACGATGGATGACGTTGAAGGAGATTcgacaacgacgatgacgacatcgttgtcgtcgtcgtcgtcgtcgtcgtgtcgaCAGCCTCCGTCAACGAGGCGCGATCAGGAGTCGCAAAGTACGACGAGCTTTCGATCGTTGGCTCGGACGTATTGCTCCCAGCAAGATCAAGTTTTTCATCGGGGATACGTCCGCCATCGTGCATCTTCCTCTTGCGCTTCGACGATCGTCGCGCGACGTCCTGCCGCCTCTCGTTCCACCGAGTAGGGTCCCTGCCGCTTCCTCTACTTCGCTCATTCCTGTCTTTCTTTTTCCGTCTTcgtcgttccgcgcgggacttTCGCGCCTCCCGACTCTTTGGCCGCGACCTCGAGAAAGGGTCGTTCCTCCTCCTCGACGATCGATCCCGCTTGCCCGTTATCTCATTCTCGCGACTGTCCTCGGTGATCCCGTGCACGCGATCCTTGACATCGGGACCTCCCGACCCCTCCTTGGCCCTGCGACGCTTTTTGCGCGTCCGACTGCCGAAGTTGCCCTCTTGTTGCTTGCTCAAAGTAGCTGTCGAAGAGCAAATAGCAAAGACGGATCTTCTTCAAAAAATGCGTCGAGAGAACCACGAGACACGTACGCGATAATCGGCGAAATTTGCTATTCGAGTTTGACACGAAGATTATGTGTTTacgtcgaaataaaaaaaagtttttcggAATAACGTAGTTCACTTAGAAACGAATTTAGATCAAAGTTACTGAATGCGTACCAGTTCCtactcaatattttatatttttattttataagcaacatttagtaacaaaaataaaaagtaaataaaaaaaaagtaatatagacagaaatttaacaagttttattttgtgcGTGCTATCAGCAATTTTGAAAATCAGGCACATTTAATGTCAATTTTTCAACTTATACAGCTGATAAaaacgtaattatgcaattttatcttgagtcgttatatttttataaaaggaggcttgttgtagaatattttacattcattgtatatacatgttcacaattattataaaaattaaattgatatttttataaactctatcaaactttattttctaatttgtaccatcgcaaatttgaataatttaatcaaatgaTACTAGTAAGATTGATatgataaaattagtaattgcTATGAATAAGAATGtgtcaattacaaaattaaattctaattttatttcgatGTTCTTAccttttcgttattttttggttattgaatatttgatcgcatttttaataaattactttctaATTCGTATCGTCACAAATTTtactgttttaataaaataatactaatgtAGAAttgatatatgataaaattaacataGTAAAATCGGTAACTGCTATGAATAAGGATGTGTCAGTTACAAAAATTCGAGTCAATTTTATTTCGGTATTCTTATCTTCTcgttattttttagttataagaatatttgaccgctttttcgataaatcattaatagatattataagttaatgattttttaatatctttaattactttaattaataaattcgatGGTTTCGAAAACAGTACGATTTAAAAGATCACATAagtacgcatttggcaactaGTTTTCTAAATTACACCTTTCGcagtttataacaaataaagaaaagtttatGACAAATTAATTCGTTACTACTGGAAAGTTTAACAAGTTTAACAGTAATAGATGACTGAAACATCGAGCTGGAATAGCGAACTGGGATTTGTATCCAAAACAGCAGCGAATgcgaaatacaataaaaaacaaatagctcgagtggtacgcatttggcaactctcctCTGGAACATCCTCCTCGCTCCGCGAGCGAGCGTTTTCGTGGACCGATTTACCACGAAATATACGATTCCCGTTAACATTAGGGAAAGACGATTTTACTCACTGACATTTACGTCTCGCCGAGGCGGAATTTTCGCACCATTTTCTGACAAAAGGAGGTGTTTGTCCCCGCGTTCATCGCCGCGGGCCTCCGCTTTCGCTTCCGCTTCCGTCTCCACTGGCTCCTTGATAACACCCCGCGACGAGAGCGTCCTTCTGTTTTCCTCCTCGAGAGCCTCCATTCCCTCAAAAGATGCGTCTCGGCTGGCAGATAACAACAGCTCTAACCATTTTTGCTCTCGCAAAAAACAAGGGATCTAAGAGACGCTGCTCGGTctactaaataaattatcgaGAGAACAAAGGAGGGACCGTGTCGCGCAATTTCAGCGTTTCCAGACCTTAAAAGACCACTTAAATTTTGTTAGAATTTGTTCTAAGAGAAGGTATCCTTGCATTTATGTAGATTTGCACGGTTTGCTTGCTTAAAAGATAAAAGATGATAAGATGTATATGTAACAGGAACGCGCAGACTGAACGTAAATTAAAAAGCATATATAACTGAAGCACAGTTGGAACGAACGATACCATTAGCGATCGAATCTCCCTCTCATCCTTtaacattacataattaattgccGAGCAGCGGGTGGTGTTTCGAAACGGCACTTCTTTGACGCTGTACCGTTTTGATTATAAACCTTTGTGATTCCGAGCTATATATAATTACAGCGTAACTATTAAAGATTTCCCTGTGATATTCGATCGGATACGTAGATATATACTACAAAGCATAGGTCGTGAATGGAGTGGGCCGCTCGTGGATCCTCGATCGTCTCGTTTCTCGCGCACCCCGCGTCGGGTTACGCCCGGAAGAAAAGTCAGGGGCTAGAGAAAGCGTAGGTTTTACAGCTCCGATGGGGGATCGTCGATATATATTTCGCGGCGATACTTCACCTGTACTGCCGGCGGGCTCCCAGGGTGTGCGACTCGAAACGATCCGATCCCATCCTGTCCCTGGACGAAGCCGGGCGTGCCCCGGCATTTTGGCAGAGCCCTGTAAGCATGAGCTCGATCTTAAGAGCGCGGCTCGATTGGCCATGGCAGAGGAAAGTAAGGGAGCAAAGCAAAAGGAGATGGGGAGGGCGAGACGTAGGGAAGGATCGGGGTGAAGGGCCGCGTCCCTCTCGCGACTGCATCTCCGCGGGCGATGCAGCCAGCGAGGCGAAAATGCGGAAGTTCTATTGTGAAGTTTGTCGGAGCCTCGCGCGCCTCGCACACTTGCGCCAGTCGAGTATACGGAGtaacggcggcagcggcggcggcgaaacTTCGACTGTTACCGCAATGAAACTACGCCACGCGGAACCCCGGAAGTCATCGGTTCTCCCCCGCTTTCCCTCCTCTCGCCCCCGTCATTTCGCTCCGTCGAGCGAACCGCCCGCCCGTCGATATGGAAATTCTTTAATGCGCGAAGATGGCGATAAAATCGAGTTGATGGGAACGAAGGAAGGAGGAAGCGGAAGAGGAAGGACGGGCGAGAGATCGTCTTTAAAGGGCGAACGAGAAATATCTTAATTTCACGGGGAATGTTCTTTAGACGCCTGCAAGAcgtctttcaaatttttctgaCGTTCGTGAGAGCGCGGCGCGATACGGCCCGGCGGTGCCGCCTGAATGCAAAGGATCTTTTGCAAATCTCCTTCGGGAGGTAGCTCACGTcggaaagtaattttaagtgatAACATTTCGCCTATTCATTTTTAGGAACGtgaatttttctctcaatgaaCTCGCGATTTTTCCGCTCGCGGGGCCGTAATGTGGACTTGAGCGCGCTAACGAAGGGACGCCTACGAGGGGATGCCCCGGCAAAGTTTCACGGTAGATTATACTCGAAACTTTTACGAGGCACTCGATTCGCGAAGAGGCGGGCATCGGCCGCATTTTCTCTCGCCGTTGTCGAAGAAAGCTCGTCGAGAGAAGCGTCCTCGAGTCTAATCTAGGCGATATCAAGTGGCAATTGGTATAATCCAGCGATAATCGACTTTCTCCGTTGTTACTGAATGCTGTATCTGAAATCGTTAACGAATGCCCGACCAAGAGGGTACCTCGCTCTTAAGGAGAAATTATTCAGAGAGATTTCGATCGAGtactttgaatttatatttaattataatatattaaatttatatgttatagAACGGGAACAAAATTTCTTgacaaactaaaatatttagtccaatacgttcaattaattatttaggttaactactttcaacaattatttagttttatatcaCAAAAAAGGTATagtttgcaattaatatttatatcatttttaaatcaagaattaactaaagCAATTCACTATTTAGTTGAATGTGTCGAACTaaattctttggtttttcaacaaacttttttctaagctaatatattatatattttatatattacatttaaatattttatatataaatatatatatatatatataaaagtgaaTATGAATATACATCGGATTAagtttgtgtgcgtgtgtaggTGATTTAGATTTACATTGTAATTAATAGAtgatagatataatataattagacgtataataatataatgtattaaattaaaattataatattacttaacATATTTCTGATTTAAATATCTCTCGTATTGCAAtcgatacatttaaaattataacttaaaactttaaaattataacttaaaatttaaaattttatcttaaaaccTTATATGGATCATCAATCATTTAAATCTACGAGATATCCAGGACAATGTGATAAATTCAGTGGaatcgtaataaatttacgCACTCCCCGATATTCGCAATCGGGAGAGTGCTTTATTCATAAACGCCGATTATTTTTCGGCGCGTTATTcggaaaaatatgaaagaacgAAGTACGAACACGTACAAATGCAGGCGATAAAGGCGGAATGAAGAGAACTGTTCCAGAACTCGAGAGAAACAATTAAAGCGAGCAGCAACTAAGCTTCGCCTTAGGCAACGGAGCAGTAATTCGTTCGTTTCTCGTTCGTAATAAGCGACCGATCAGAGTGATTTCGTCgcgaaagtttaattaaattcaatcagTGGTAAACGACATTCGATATATTTCACCGAAGGTATCCCGCGCGCCGTGTTctgatttttttcatcatttcgaccgaccggcgcggcggcggtggcgcgagTACGTAAAGAACCGTAAAGCTAGCAATTTACGCTCACAATTTACACGTGTTTACGCTATTTACATCATTGACTGCGGTAACGCGCGTTTCCGGGTTTAAATGGCGAGCGTCGCCTAAAATCAGCAATCCAGGCGGCGCTTGAATGTTTCACGTTTATTTTCGCATTGCCTCGACAAGAATAACATAATGTATGACACATTATGCCGGTACGCGGGCATGAATAAATGAGTACATTTCGGTGAACGGGGAGCGCACCGTTACACGCGCACCGGCAATTTTTCatttgcacacacacacacacacacacatacacgggGGACTACGGTCGTTTCCCAGGGTGACATTCCGTGTCTGTAATATTCACGGGTCATCACCTTTAAAGTTACATTCGAGTTTTCGAGAGCCAACTCCGGCCCGGCAAGGCCGAAGACGGTTGTACATGTATGTACGACTGTAGGAACTAGACGCGATCCGACTACTCGACTCGGAAAAAGATTGCCACTCGAAAGCCGTCGCGTCGGCGGGCAGAGGAATCTGAATTTCGGATGTACGACGATCAATTTTTGAAGCGAACGCGGAGCCGGAATAATTTCGAATCGTGCGACGCGTATAATCGCGGCGCGCTTTGAATAACTCGTCTCGGTGTAACGCGAGACCTTGGGAAAAAGCCCGCCTGCAACCCCGGAATTTCCCGGCGACACCTGGCAAACCGCTTATCATTCACCTGCGATAAGCTCGACATCATGAGGGAATTTCTCCATCAAGCTCGTATCGCACTGATGCGCGCGGAGCGTGGCCTCGTCGTTGATCCCTTGTCAATTTTCGCTCACGACACACGACGCTGGGGACGACGAGATTACCTCCGGTAATGTTGCATCGCCAATCGAACGAAATGAATTTCCGGTGCACCGGAGCTCGGCCAATAGggcctctctctccctcctctccctctcccccccccccacctccctctctctccttctctctatcTCATCCGCTTTACCTATATATCGTAAAAGGATAAATAATCTCCTCTCTGAAGAATATTCTACGGACGATCGATGAAAAACGGTGCGGCGCGCTTCCTAATAATTATTCCACATTATGCACTAAGCTCGCCCCTTCGGCGGAATAATTCATTGAGCGTTTGAACGGCCGCGGAGACGAGTATGAGAAAAACCGATTACGGGGGAGATTATATTGCGTCACAATTCCGAACTATAGCTCTCGCACGAGAGTTGTTAATAAGAATGAATGCGCGAATGATTGtgcgaaaaaattgtatttttgaaataagacAGTCATCTTGTGCACTTCGTGCAAGCCGTCTTcaacacatacatatatattcttaGAGgacgagaatatatttttttttcttttttagaatgTATATCCTTGGACGGAATATATTCCTTCTTACGAACCGCTGGACAATGACGTTCTCTCCGGGCTGAGCGAAAAGTAtttcaagtataaaatataaaatattggcaatctttagtatttgaattataaaatacaaaatacaacttacattttatattttaaatcgaaATCGCCAGTATTTTAGATTTTGTACTTGAAGTACTTTgtacattttgtaatttaaatgcTAAGCTTcctaacattttgtattttgtatttgaaatacctTTTGCTCATCCCTgctttcaatgttttatttgatgtttgcaataattatatcgTTATAAACTAGCATAGTTAGTAGAGCAATCTTTAATGACCAAAGCTTCACACGtcgtgatatttaaataatggatGAGACAGCAACAAAAAGTGACATAAG from Solenopsis invicta isolate M01_SB chromosome 2, UNIL_Sinv_3.0, whole genome shotgun sequence includes these protein-coding regions:
- the LOC105199013 gene encoding uncharacterized protein LOC105199013 isoform X1, which encodes MCIEKRASHARLACAVLFLVAIALPLGLCQNAGARPASSRDRMGSDRFESHTLGARRQYSRDASFEGMEALEEENRRTLSSRGVIKEPVETEAEAKAEARGDERGDKHLLLSENGAKIPPRRDVNVTTLSKQQEGNFGSRTRKKRRRAKEGSGGPDVKDRVHGITEDSRENEITGKRDRSSRRRNDPFSRSRPKSREARKSRAERRRRKKKDRNERSRGSGRDPTRWNERRQDVARRSSKRKRKMHDGGRIPDEKLDLAGSNTSEPTIESSSYFATPDRASLTEAVDTTTTTTTTTMSSSSLSNLLQRHPSSGTTRRLTRTTPRRIGVYATDTVEREFSKQLEMEISKSAFKDPSILDEGIFDTSPRKSSERNAEEPGREVNRDEKGVEPTDSPSKEGKIDFRGSHYDVARMLGYSRTEEDLPILDLENEVLERTMKDYNAYMTSRLKPFSLPRYDELPIRRASGPHPPRKPIINSEESVEETGDGSAEVTAGVTGTDDSGTKGDLSCINGTFLPAPLSRHALIKYVKSSTPGHEYLEADYECVLGFHMVSSASRLVCRNRQWVGQVPKCEIKQNPEEDGVCAEAFCEHVCNEINGRPVCSCYEGFRLDGHKCVDINECLLNNGHGPCQDTCRNFVGGYECSCEGLRDASLAADNHTCERNRHTGPCSVNNAGCSHTCLSTMGRVFCLCPDGFMLEDDWKTCQDVDECSVPDLQTELCSYGCINTPGSYRCAAPMELKDQPVLDSLSITCLPGYEQTPHGCIDINECAVDNGGCSEVCENTDGSFFCACDGDEKALSSDGKSCVDINTIACLPLNPVDRGYLICSRSATSKLWRDRRKVPNRPGTRCFLKCPRGYQLHGEYEMTCRSDGTWDGPQHGKCVRYSKPRLECPKDVVAELPPGRDEAFVTFDQPATDLDWFRYVRSKPSWGTRLEANLVPGVHEVTFFTRHPVSKKQASCVLRIIVKGGEAPKVKNCPRDIEVVGRNGTAITWTEPTFTDNVKVTRISNNESPGRRFDIGGHRIEYEASDEAGWSSKCVFAVVLRQE
- the LOC105199013 gene encoding uncharacterized protein LOC105199013 isoform X2, which gives rise to MCIEKRASHARLACAVLFLVAIALPLGLCQNAGARPASSRDRMGSDRFESHTLGARRQYSRDASFEGMEALEEENRRTLSSRGVIKEPVETEAEAKAEARGDERGDKHLLLSENGAKIPPRRDVNVTTLSKQQEGNFGSRTRKKRRRAKEGSGGPDVKDRVHGITEDSRENEITGKRDRSSRRRNDPFSRSRPKSREARKSRAERRRRKKKDRNERSRGSGRDPTRWNERRQDVARRSSKRKRKMHDGGRIPDEKLDLAGSNTSEPTIESSSYFATPDRASLTEAVDTTTTTTTTTMSSSSLSNLLQRHPSSGTTRRLTRTTPRRIGVYATDTVEREFSKQLEMEISKSAFKDPSILDEGIFDTSPRKSSERNAEEPGREVNRDEKGVEPTDSPSKEGKIDFRGSHYDVARMLGYSRTEEDLPILDLENEVLERTMKDYNAYMTSRLKPFSLPRYDELPIRRASGPHPPRKPIINSEESVEETGDGSAEVTAGVTGTDDSGTKGDLSCINGTFLPAPLSRHALIKYVKSSTPGHEYLEADYECVLGFHMVSSASRLVCRNRQWVGQVPKCEIKQNPEEDGVCAEAFCEHVCNEINGRPVCSCYEGFRLDGHKCVDINECLLNNGHGPCQDTCRNFVGGYECSCEGLRDASLAADNHTCERNRHTGPCSVNNAGCSHTCLSTMGRVFCLCPDGFMLEDDWKTCQDVDECSVPDLQTELCSYGCINTPGSYRCAAPMELKDQPVLDSLSITCLPGYEQTPHGCIDINECAVDNGGCSEVCENTDGSFFCACDGDEKALSSDGKSCVDINTIACLPLNPVDRGYLICSRSATSKLWRDRRKVPNRPGTRCFLKCPRGYQLHGEYEMTCRSDGTWDGPQHGKCVRYSKPRLECPKDVVAELPPGRDEAFVTFDQPATDLDWFRYVRSKPSWGTRLEANLVPGVHEVTFFTRHPVSKKQASCVLRIIVKEPGSSLRHRRSQDRVRGERRGRLVEQVRLRRGPSSGINGR